A single region of the bacterium genome encodes:
- the whiG gene encoding RNA polymerase sigma factor WhiG yields MIEEEQWREYKKTNDSKIREELILKYAPLVKYIAGRVAIGAPHIDHDDLISYGIIGLIDAIEKFDPNQGFVFQTYASKRIKGAIIDELRALDWVPRLMRKRAKELEDTYIKLEKKYGRSVTEEEVCEELGITREEFDQILLDISGTTIISLDEVWYLGEDDHEILGVETIEAPQSQNPEVIVEKEEIKERLAKAINKLSEKEREVIALYYYEDLTLKEIGKVLNVTESRACQLHANAIIKLKASIKKTLTDFIKK; encoded by the coding sequence ATGATAGAAGAAGAACAGTGGAGGGAGTATAAAAAAACCAATGACTCTAAGATAAGGGAAGAACTTATTTTAAAATATGCCCCCCTTGTTAAATATATAGCAGGAAGGGTAGCTATAGGAGCTCCTCATATTGACCATGATGACCTTATAAGCTATGGAATTATTGGGCTTATAGATGCTATTGAAAAATTTGATCCAAATCAAGGCTTTGTTTTTCAAACCTATGCTTCAAAAAGGATTAAAGGTGCTATTATAGATGAGTTAAGAGCCCTTGATTGGGTGCCAAGGCTTATGAGAAAAAGGGCAAAGGAGCTTGAGGATACTTATATAAAGCTTGAAAAGAAATATGGAAGATCTGTAACAGAAGAGGAGGTATGTGAGGAGCTTGGAATAACCAGAGAAGAATTTGACCAAATCCTTCTTGACATTTCAGGAACAACAATTATTTCCCTTGATGAAGTGTGGTATCTAGGAGAAGACGACCATGAGATTTTGGGTGTTGAAACAATAGAGGCTCCTCAAAGTCAAAATCCAGAGGTTATTGTAGAGAAAGAGGAAATAAAGGAAAGATTGGCAAAGGCTATAAATAAGCTTTCTGAAAAAGAGAGGGAGGTTATTGCCCTCTATTACTACGAAGACCTTACCTTAAAAGAAATAGGAAAGGTTCTAAATGTTACTGAATCCCGTGCCTGCCAATTACATGCAAATGCTATAATAAAGCTTAAGGCATCTATAAAAAAGACACTGACTGATTTTATAAAAAAATGA